A genomic region of Alligator mississippiensis isolate rAllMis1 chromosome 6, rAllMis1, whole genome shotgun sequence contains the following coding sequences:
- the NANOS1 gene encoding nanos homolog 1, whose protein sequence is MEPEQRPPAVEFVPGGRCGARGPGNAFNSWNDYLGLATLITKAVGDDKGFRAAPAPGGPAAEDEDEEDDEEEDEEEAPYFEGALDLHALELCGHRGLLEERFAACRPCPGRAGPAAVLLDCAAGRRARARARSPPGWGWGWAAPPARLLKPELQVCVFCRNNKEAVALYTTHILKGPDGRVLCPVLRRYTCPLCGASGDNAHTIKYCPLSKAQGKAPLKHARTVLGKKLR, encoded by the coding sequence ATGGAGCCGGAGCAGCGCCCCCCGGCCGTGGAGTTCGTGCCGGGCGGCCGCTGCGGCGCCCGGGGCCCCGGCAACGCCTTCAACTCCTGGAACGACTACCTGGGGCTGGCCACGCTCATCACCAAGGCGGTGGGCGACGACAAGGGCTTCCGCGCCGCGCCCGCACCAGGAGGGCCGGCCGCggaggacgaggacgaggaggacgacgaggaggaggacgaggaggaggcgCCCTACTTCGAGGGCGCGCTGGACCTGCACGCGCTGGAGCTGTGCGGCCACCGCGGGCTGCTGGAGGAGCGCTTCGCCGCCTGCCGCCCCTGCCCCGGCCGCGCCGGCCCCGCCGCCGTGCTCCTCGACTGCGCGGCCGGCCggcgggcccgggcccgggcgcgCTCGccgccgggctggggctggggctgggcggcgCCGCCCGCGCGGCTGCTGAAGCCCGAGCTGCAGGTGTGCGTCTTCTGCCGGAACAACAAGGAGGCGGTGGCGCTGTACACCACGCACATCCTCAAGGGCCCCGACGGCCGCGTGCTGTGCCCGGTGCTGCGCCGCTACACGTGCCCGCTGTGCGGGGCCAGCGGGGACAATGCGCACACCATCAAGTACTGCCCGCTCTCCAAGGCGCAGGGCAAGGCGCCGCTCAAACACGCCAGGACCGTCTTGGGCAAGAAGCTGCGCTAG